A segment of the Poecilia reticulata mitochondrion, complete genome genome:
GCTAGTGTAGCTTAACGTAAAGCATAACACTGAAGATGTTAAAATGAACCCTACAAAGTTCCACAAGCATAAAAGCTTGGTCCTGACTTTACTATCAGCTTTAGCAACACTTACACATGCAAGTATCCGCACCCCGGTGAATACGTCCCCGCCTTCCTCTATGAAGGCTAGGAACTGGTATCAGGCACGCAAATCAGCAGCCCACGACACCTTGCTCAGCCACACCCCCAAGGGATTTCAGCAGTGATAAACATTAAGCAATAAGTGAAAACTTGACTTAGTCTAAGGCTAAAAGAGCCGGTCAAATTCGTGCCAGCCACCGCGGTTATACGAAAGGCTCAAGTTGATAATCTTCGGCGTAAAGAGTGGTTAAAAGACATCTTAAACTAAGGCTGAACCACCCCAAAGCTGTCATACGCTACTGGGAGTGTGAAATACAACCACGAAGGTGGCCTTAAATAATCTTGACCCCACGAAAGCTGTGAAACAAACTGGGATTAGATACCCCACTATGCACCGCCGTAAACCTTGATAGAAAACCACAACCCCTATCCGCCCGGGGACTACGAGCATAAGCTTAAAACCCAAAGGACTTGGCGGTGCTTTAGACCCCCCTAGAGGAGCCTGTTCTAGAACCGATAACCCCCGTTCGACCTCACCTTTTCTTGTTCATTCCGTCTATATACCGCCGTCGTCAGCATACCCTGTGAAGGAAACATAGTAAGCAAAACTGGTAAAACCCAAAACGCCAGGTCGAGGTGTAGCACACGAAAAGGAAAGAAATGGGCTACATTTCCTAATTTAGGAAAAACGAATTGTGTTATGAAACAGCACATGAAGGAGGATTTAGCAGTAAGAAGAAAACAGAGTGTTCTACTGAACCCGGCCCTGAAGCACGCACACACCGCCCGTCACCCTCCCCAAATCAAAATACATCTTTATTTAAAAATTTACCAGAGCCAAAGGGGAGGTAAGTCGTAACATGGTAAGTGTACCGGAAGGTGCACTTGGAATAAACCGGAACGAAGCTTAATAGTAAGCCCCTCCCTTACACCGAGATTTTGTCTGTGCAAATCAGGCCTTCCGGAACCCAACAGCTAGCCTCCACTTCTAACACAACATAAATTTATAACCTCCCCCTTCAACCCCTTCCAATCAAACCATTTTTCCACCTAAGTAAAGGCGATAGAAAAGGACAAAAGAGAGCTACAGAAATTGTACCGCAAGGGAAAGCTGAAAAAAAAATGAAAGAAATCAGTAAAGTAATAAAAAGCAGAGACTAGCCCTCGTACCTTTTGCATCATGATTTAGCAAGTCCCCCCAAGCAAAAAGACTTTTAGTTTGCCCCCCCGAAACTAGACGAGCTACTTCAAGGCAGCCTAATAAATAGGGCCAACCCGTCTCTGTAGCAAAAGAGTGGGAAGACCTTCGAGTAGAGGTGACAGACCTACCGAGCCTAGCTATAGCTGGTTGCCTGGAAACTAAATAGAAGTTTAGCCTCTATTTATCTCCTGCCCAAACGTCTATCACAAACATAGGTCCAGAGATCCTTAGAGAGTTATTAAAAAGGGGTACAGCCCTTTTTAACAAAGACACAACTTTACAGAGCGGATAATAATCATAAATAAATTAGGTAGGCGCCTAGGTGGGCCTAAAAGCAGCCACCCTTAAAGAAAGCGTTAAAGCTCCGACGCATCCTAACACCCGTAATACCGACAATAAAACTACACTCCCTCAACACTACCAGGCCATTCTATTAATTAATAGAAGAGATTATGCTAAAATGAGTAATCAGAGAATGCACTTCTCTCCCCGCACACGTGTAAACCGGATCGGACAACCCACCGGAAATTAACGGCCCCAAACCAAGAGGGTATTAAGAACTAAAAAAACAACAAGAAAGCCCCTTAAACTTCAACCCGTTTTCCCCACACTGGCGTGCCCCACGGGAAAGACTAAAAGGGGAAGAAGGAACTCGGCAAAAAATATCCTAAGCCTCGCCTGTTTACCAAAAACATCGCCTCTTGAACCTCTATAAGAGGTCCCGCCTGCCCTGTGACTTAAGTTTAACGGCCGCGGTATCTTGACCGTGCAAAGGTAGCGTAATCACTTGTCTTTTAAATGAAGACCCGTATGAATGGCAAAACGAGGGCTTAACTGTCTCCTCCCCCCGGTCAATGAAATTGATCTCCCCGTGCAGAAGCGGGGATAGTTACATAAGACGAGAAGACCCTATGGAGCTTTAGACACATCGACAGATCATGTAAATACCCTTAATAAAAAGACAAAACCAAATGAACCCTGTCGTAATGTCTTTGGTTGGGGCGACCCCGGGAAAATAAAAAACCCCCGAACGGAATGAAGAAATTTAAACTTCATAAACAAGAGCCACAGCTCACAAAATCAGAACCTCTGACCCAAAGATCCGATATAATCGATCAACGGACCGAGTTACCCTAGGGATAACAGCGCAATCCTCTTTAAGAGCCCCTATCGACAAGAGGGTTTACGACCTCGATGTTGGATCAGGACATCCTAATGGTGCAGCCGCTATTAAGGGTTCGTTTGTTCAACGATTAAAGTCCTACGTGATCTGAGTTCAGACCGGAGTAATCCAGGTCAGTTTCTATCTATGACATGTTTTCTTTCAGTACGAAAGGATCAAAGAAAAAAGGCCCATGCTTAAAGTAAGCCTTACCCCAACCTAATGAAAACAAATCAATTAGGTAAAAGGCATATTTCCAAACCGGAGATAACGACGTCCAGGTGGCAGATTCCGGATTAATGCAGAAGACCTAAGCCCTTCTTACAGGGGTTCAACTCCCCTCCTAGACTATGCTTTCATTTTTTTTAAATTCTATTTTAAATCCGCTTATACTTATTGTTTTCATTTTGTTAGCCGTTGCCCTACTAACACTTCTAGAACGAAAAATGTTAGGATATATACAACTCCGTAAAGGTCCAAATGTAGTAAGCCCCTACGGCCTACTTCAACCATTTGCTGACGGACTTAAACTATTTATTAAAGAACCAGTCCGCCCCTCCACTGCCTCACCATTTCTGTTTTTATTTACCCCCGCCCTGGCATTTTCCCTAGCCCTAACATTATGAGTACCTATACCACTCCCGTCTCCTTTAGCTGATCTAAACCTAGGAATTCTATTTATTCTCGCTTTATCAAGCTTAACAGTTTACTCCATCTTAGGTTCTGGCTGAGCATCAAATTCAAAATATGCCCTAATTGGGGCCCTACGAGCCGTAGCCCAAACCATCTCCTATGAAGTTAGCCTAGGCCTAATTTTACTAAGCACTATTCTTCTAGCAGGAGGATTTACCCTTCAAACATTCAGCACCGCACAAGAAAAAACATGACTTATTTTTCCCGCACTACCCCTAGCCGCCATATGATATATTTCCACTCTCGCCGAAACAAATCGAGCCCCATTTGATTTAACAGAGGGGGAGTCAGAATTAGTTTCAGGTTTTAATGTAGAGTATGCAGGGGGGCCATTTGCCCTTTTTTTCTTAGCTGAATACGCAAACATTATCTTAATAAATACTCTATCCGCTACCCTATTTTTAGGAACAACATTAAATTATTTAACCCCAGAAATTTCCTCATTTAACCTAATGATTAAAGCCTCCCTACTCACGGCAATATTTTTATGAGTCCGAGCCTCATACCCCCGATTTCGATATGACCAACTTATACACTTAACCTGAAAAAACTTTTTACCCCTTACCCTAGCTCTCGTTATCTGACACCTATCCCTCCCCTTAGCTATATCCAGCTTCCCACCACAACTATAAAACACAGGACTCGTGCCTGAAATAAAGGATTACTTTGATAGAGTAAATAATGTGGGTTAAAACCCCTCCGACTCCTTAGAAAGAAGGGACTTGAACCCTACCTGAAGAGATCAAAACTCTTAGTGCTTCCACTACACCACTTCCTAGTAAAGTCAGCTAAACAAGCTTTCAGGCCCATACCCTGAACATGACGGTTAAAATCCTTCCTTTACTAATGGCCCCACCAATTTACTCCGCCCTAATTATTAGTCTTGGACTCGGAACTACCATAACCTTCGCCAGCACCCACTGGTATCTTGCCTGAATAGGAATTGAAATTAACACATTAGCCATTATCCCCCTAATATCACAAAACCACACCCCACGAGCAACTGAGGCCACCACTAAATATTTTTTTGCCCAAGCAACTGCCTCAGCAACACTACTATTTGCTAGCATCTCTAATGCATTCCTCACCGGAGAGTGGGACATTCTACAAACCCCTAATACCCTTACTTCTTCACTAATTACCCTAGCCCTTGCCATAAAAATTGGACTTGCCCCCCTTCACAGCTGAATACCAGAAGTAATACAAGGCTTAAGCCTACTTAATGGATTAATTTTATCCACTTGACAAAAACTTGCCCCCCTTTACCTCATCTACCAAATTCAACCAACCAACTCCAACATTTTTATTACCCTAGGACTTCTATCCATTATTGTAGGGGGGTGAGGGGGATTTAACCAAGTACAACTCCGAAAAATCCTAGCATACTCATCAATTGCCCACTTAGGGTGAATAATTTTAATTCTTTCATTCTCACCTCCACTAGCCCTACTCACAATCCTAATTTATCTCCTAATAACCTTCTCACTATTTTCTTCTTTTATATTAACCCGAACCACACACATCAACTCTCTAGCCACTACATGGGCCAAAATCCCAATTCTAACCATCTCAACCCCCCTAGTCCTATTATCCCTAGGAGGATTGCCCCCTCTTACAGGATTTATACCAAAATGACTTATTCTCCAAGAATTAACAAAGCAAGACCTAGCCCCAATTGCCGCTCTAGCCGCACTTTCATCCCTATTCAGCCTATATTTTTATCTACGACTTTCATATGCAATAACACTCACTATACCACCCAATAACCCAGCAGGGACACTTCCATGACGACTTAATACACGACACAACACCACCATGATATCCCTAACAACCACCTCAACAATCTGCCTACTACCCGTAACCCCAGCCATTATGGCCTTGTTACCCTTTTAGGGGCTTAGGATAATTTAGACCAAGAGCCTTCAAAGCCCTAAGTGGGAGTGAAAATCCCCCAGCCCCTGAGATAAGACCTACAGGAAACTAACCCGCATCTTCTATTTGCAAAACAGATACTTTAATTAAGCTAAAGCCTTTCTAGATAGGAAGGCCTCGATCCTACAAATTCTTAGTTAACAGCTAAGCGCCCAAACCAGAGAGCATCTATCTAACTTCCCCTCGCCTGCCGGA
Coding sequences within it:
- the ND2 gene encoding NADH dehydrogenase subunit 2 (TAA stop codon is completed by the addition of 3' A residues to the mRNA), whose product is MAPPIYSALIISLGLGTTMTFASTHWYLAWMGIEINTLAIIPLMSQNHTPRATEATTKYFFAQATASATLLFASISNAFLTGEWDILQTPNTLTSSLITLALAMKIGLAPLHSWMPEVMQGLSLLNGLILSTWQKLAPLYLIYQIQPTNSNIFITLGLLSIIVGGWGGFNQVQLRKILAYSSIAHLGWMILILSFSPPLALLTILIYLLMTFSLFSSFMLTRTTHINSLATTWAKIPILTISTPLVLLSLGGLPPLTGFMPKWLILQELTKQDLAPIAALAALSSLFSLYFYLRLSYAMTLTMPPNNPAGTLPWRLNTRHNTTMMSLTTTSTICLLPVTPAIMALLPF
- the ND1 gene encoding NADH dehydrogenase subunit 1 codes for the protein MLSFFLNSILNPLMLIVFILLAVALLTLLERKMLGYMQLRKGPNVVSPYGLLQPFADGLKLFIKEPVRPSTASPFLFLFTPALAFSLALTLWVPMPLPSPLADLNLGILFILALSSLTVYSILGSGWASNSKYALIGALRAVAQTISYEVSLGLILLSTILLAGGFTLQTFSTAQEKTWLIFPALPLAAMWYISTLAETNRAPFDLTEGESELVSGFNVEYAGGPFALFFLAEYANIILMNTLSATLFLGTTLNYLTPEISSFNLMIKASLLTAMFLWVRASYPRFRYDQLMHLTWKNFLPLTLALVIWHLSLPLAMSSFPPQL